In Solanum pennellii chromosome 7, SPENNV200, the following are encoded in one genomic region:
- the LOC107026245 gene encoding dihydrolipoyllysine-residue acetyltransferase component 2 of pyruvate dehydrogenase complex, mitochondrial-like isoform X2 translates to MTYATHVLRHSKKIGSSSNLIRRDSAGLVRWFSNGTRPSMEKGDDILRCHSGLISGERHNIPKSFNRCYSGSAVSNNSCRTVSSRMSCGNALRTTIAPCTSTGSISFIRRSQAPSRRGFSTASDLPPHQEIGMPSLSPTMTEGNIARWLKKEGDKVSPGEVLCEVETDKATVEMECMEEGYLAKIIQGDGASSIKVGEVIAVTVEEEDDIAKFKDYQPSTSDATPSPKAPASSPPPPKEEVAEKPVTPSQPKVSKPSASDRIFASPLARKIAEDNNIPLTNIKGTGPEGRIVKADIEDYLASRGKEAPAAAPKADTSLDYTDIPVAQIRKVTASRLLLSKQTIPHYYLTVDTCVDKLIELRSKLNALQEASGGKKLSVNDLVIKAAALALRKVPQCNSSWTNDYIRQYHNVNINVAVQTDNGLYVPVVRDADKKGLSSISEEVKNLAQKAKENSLKPQDYEGGTFTVSNLGGPFGIKQFCAIINPPQSAILAVGSAEKRVLPGSSEGEYKFASMMSVTLSCDHRVIDGAIGAEWLKAFKGYIENPESMLL, encoded by the exons ATGACTTACGCTACTCACGTTCTTCGTCACTCAAAAAAG ATCGGGAGTTCTTCGAACTTGATACGACGCGACTCTGCTGGTCTTGTCCGTTGGTTTAGTAATGGCACGAGGCCTTCTATGGAGAAGGGAGATG ATATTTTAAGGTGCCACTCTGGTCTCATATCCGGAGAGAGACACAACATTCCTAAGTCCTTCAATCGATGCTACTCAGGTTCAGCTGTCTCCAACAACAGTTGTAGAACAGTATCTTCCAGG ATGTCATGTGGAAATGCTCTGAGAACTACAATTGCTCCATGCACCTCCACCGGTAGCATCTCTTTCATTAGAAG ATCACAAGCGCCTTCAAGGAGGGGTTTCTCCACTGCTTCAG ATCTTCCTCCACACCAAGAGATTGGGATGCCTTCTCTTTCACCTACAATGACAGAG GGAAATATTGCCAGATGGTTAAAGAAAGAGGGCGATAAAGTTTCTCCTGGTGAAGTGCTATGTGAAGTGGAAACA GATAAAGCAACAGTGGAGATGGAGTGCATGGAAGAAGGATATCTAGCTAAGATTATTCAAGGAGACGGAGCAAGCAGTATCAAAGTTGGAGAG GTGATCGCTGTTACTGTTGAAGAGGAAGATGACATTGCGAAGTTTAAAGATTACCAGCCTTCAACATCAGATGCCACACCTTCACCAAAAGCTCCTGCTTCTTCTCCACCTCCTCCCAAAGAAGAGGTTGCCGAGAAACCTGTTACTCCATCACAGCCAAAAGTTTCTAAACCTAGTGCGTCGGATCGCATTTTTGCTAGTCCGCTAGCTAGGAAAATTGCGGAAGATAACAAT ATACCTCTCACAAACATCAAAGGAACAGGTCCTGAGGGACGTATCGTGAAAGCTGATATTGAAGATTATCTTG CTTCACGCGGAAAGGAAGCCCCTGCAGCAGCTCCCAAGGCTGACACATCTTTAGATTACACGGATATTCCTGTTGCACAGATCAGAAAG GTGACAGCTTCTAGGTTGCTGTTGTCAAAGCAAACCATTCCCCATTACTATTTGACTGTTGATACATGCGTCGACAAACTTATAGA ACTGAGGAGCAAGCTCAATGCATTGCAAGAGGCTTCAGGAGGAAAGAAGTTATCTGTTAATGATCTTGTAATAAAG GCTGCTGCTTTGGCTCTTCGAAAAGTTCCTCAGTGCAACAGTTCATGGACCAATGACTACATTCGTCA GTATCACAATGTAAATATCAATGTAGCAGTGCAGACTGACAATGGTCTTTATGTTCCTGTCGTCCGG GATGCTGATAAGAAAGGTTTATCCTCTATTTCCGAGGAGGTGAAGAACTTGGCTCAGAAAGCAAAAGAGAACAGCTTAAAACCACAGGATTATGAG GGTGGGACATTCACCGTCAGCAATTTGGGAGGGCCTTTTGGCATTAAACAGTTCTGTGCCATCATTAACCCTCCACAATCAGCCATCCTAGCAGTTGGATCTG CTGAGAAAAGGGTGCTTCCAGGATCCAGTGAAGGCGAGTATAAGTTTGCCAGTATGATGTCTGTAACATTGAGCTGTGATCACCGGGTGATTGATG GCGCAATTGGTGCAGAATGGCTCAAGGCATTCAAAGGCTACATAGAGAATCCCGAGTCTATGTTACTGTAG
- the LOC107026245 gene encoding dihydrolipoyllysine-residue acetyltransferase component 2 of pyruvate dehydrogenase complex, mitochondrial-like isoform X1, whose translation MTYATHVLRHSKKIGSSSNLIRRDSAGLVRWFSNGTRPSMEKGDDILRCHSGLISGERHNIPKSFNRCYSGSAVSNNSCRTVSSRMSCGNALRTTIAPCTSTGSISFIRRSSGSQAPSRRGFSTASDLPPHQEIGMPSLSPTMTEGNIARWLKKEGDKVSPGEVLCEVETDKATVEMECMEEGYLAKIIQGDGASSIKVGEVIAVTVEEEDDIAKFKDYQPSTSDATPSPKAPASSPPPPKEEVAEKPVTPSQPKVSKPSASDRIFASPLARKIAEDNNIPLTNIKGTGPEGRIVKADIEDYLASRGKEAPAAAPKADTSLDYTDIPVAQIRKVTASRLLLSKQTIPHYYLTVDTCVDKLIELRSKLNALQEASGGKKLSVNDLVIKAAALALRKVPQCNSSWTNDYIRQYHNVNINVAVQTDNGLYVPVVRDADKKGLSSISEEVKNLAQKAKENSLKPQDYEGGTFTVSNLGGPFGIKQFCAIINPPQSAILAVGSAEKRVLPGSSEGEYKFASMMSVTLSCDHRVIDGAIGAEWLKAFKGYIENPESMLL comes from the exons ATGACTTACGCTACTCACGTTCTTCGTCACTCAAAAAAG ATCGGGAGTTCTTCGAACTTGATACGACGCGACTCTGCTGGTCTTGTCCGTTGGTTTAGTAATGGCACGAGGCCTTCTATGGAGAAGGGAGATG ATATTTTAAGGTGCCACTCTGGTCTCATATCCGGAGAGAGACACAACATTCCTAAGTCCTTCAATCGATGCTACTCAGGTTCAGCTGTCTCCAACAACAGTTGTAGAACAGTATCTTCCAGG ATGTCATGTGGAAATGCTCTGAGAACTACAATTGCTCCATGCACCTCCACCGGTAGCATCTCTTTCATTAGAAGGTCTTCGGG ATCACAAGCGCCTTCAAGGAGGGGTTTCTCCACTGCTTCAG ATCTTCCTCCACACCAAGAGATTGGGATGCCTTCTCTTTCACCTACAATGACAGAG GGAAATATTGCCAGATGGTTAAAGAAAGAGGGCGATAAAGTTTCTCCTGGTGAAGTGCTATGTGAAGTGGAAACA GATAAAGCAACAGTGGAGATGGAGTGCATGGAAGAAGGATATCTAGCTAAGATTATTCAAGGAGACGGAGCAAGCAGTATCAAAGTTGGAGAG GTGATCGCTGTTACTGTTGAAGAGGAAGATGACATTGCGAAGTTTAAAGATTACCAGCCTTCAACATCAGATGCCACACCTTCACCAAAAGCTCCTGCTTCTTCTCCACCTCCTCCCAAAGAAGAGGTTGCCGAGAAACCTGTTACTCCATCACAGCCAAAAGTTTCTAAACCTAGTGCGTCGGATCGCATTTTTGCTAGTCCGCTAGCTAGGAAAATTGCGGAAGATAACAAT ATACCTCTCACAAACATCAAAGGAACAGGTCCTGAGGGACGTATCGTGAAAGCTGATATTGAAGATTATCTTG CTTCACGCGGAAAGGAAGCCCCTGCAGCAGCTCCCAAGGCTGACACATCTTTAGATTACACGGATATTCCTGTTGCACAGATCAGAAAG GTGACAGCTTCTAGGTTGCTGTTGTCAAAGCAAACCATTCCCCATTACTATTTGACTGTTGATACATGCGTCGACAAACTTATAGA ACTGAGGAGCAAGCTCAATGCATTGCAAGAGGCTTCAGGAGGAAAGAAGTTATCTGTTAATGATCTTGTAATAAAG GCTGCTGCTTTGGCTCTTCGAAAAGTTCCTCAGTGCAACAGTTCATGGACCAATGACTACATTCGTCA GTATCACAATGTAAATATCAATGTAGCAGTGCAGACTGACAATGGTCTTTATGTTCCTGTCGTCCGG GATGCTGATAAGAAAGGTTTATCCTCTATTTCCGAGGAGGTGAAGAACTTGGCTCAGAAAGCAAAAGAGAACAGCTTAAAACCACAGGATTATGAG GGTGGGACATTCACCGTCAGCAATTTGGGAGGGCCTTTTGGCATTAAACAGTTCTGTGCCATCATTAACCCTCCACAATCAGCCATCCTAGCAGTTGGATCTG CTGAGAAAAGGGTGCTTCCAGGATCCAGTGAAGGCGAGTATAAGTTTGCCAGTATGATGTCTGTAACATTGAGCTGTGATCACCGGGTGATTGATG GCGCAATTGGTGCAGAATGGCTCAAGGCATTCAAAGGCTACATAGAGAATCCCGAGTCTATGTTACTGTAG
- the LOC107025427 gene encoding zeatin O-glucosyltransferase-like has product MANKSSLESVVVFVVPFPAQGHLNQLLQFSCLISSYGVSVHFVGYKTHIQQAKSRNLQDMQQIHFHEFPTPHFDSPPPIIPNSIMKFPTHLQPSFEASKQLREPFTSLLHEFSSKVKRIVVIHDPLMSSVVQDFSSIPNAESYAFHCISAFTQFFSFWDAIGRPFPVEGMPKNIPSMEGCFSFEIMNFMAYQYEFMQYRTGDIFNSCRLIEGTYIDLLSKLEMNANKKQWSIGPILQKGSSSRHKSLEWLDKQGPKSVLYISFGSSTTMTDKQIQELAMGIENSKQKFLWVLRDADKGNIFDDETRKARLPEGYQERTEGTGVVVTDWVPQLEILGHTSIGGFMSHCGWNSCMESMTMGVPILAWPMHSEQPWNATLITEILEVGIQVTEQAHQMELVNSTTIEKVVNRLMVSKEGEELRSKAEKLGRQVWQSRDEGGVSQLEISSFIAYLNR; this is encoded by the coding sequence ATGGCAAACAAAAGCAGTTTAGAATCTGTTGTTGTATTTGTAGTGCCATTTCCAGCACAAGGTCATCTAAACCAGCTGCTTCAGTTTTCATGTCTGATATCTTCATATGGAGTTTCAGTTCATTTTGTTGGTTACAAAACTCATATTCAGCAAGCTAAATCAAGAAACCTTCAAGATATGCAGCAAATTCATTTTCATGAATTCCCAACTCCACATTTTGATTCACCTCCTCCAATAATTCCAAATTCCATCATGAAGTTCCCAACACATCTCCAACCATCTTTTGAAGCATCTAAACAGTTACGCGAACCGTTTACGAGTCTCCTTCATGAATTCTCCAGTAAAGTGAAGAGAATTGTAGTTATACATGATCCTCTTATGTCATCTGTGGTTCAAGATTTTTCTAGCATTCCAAATGCTGAGTCCTATGCCTTTCATTGTATCTCAGCTTTCACTCAATTCTTTAGCTTTTGGGATGCTATTGGAAGACCTTTTCCAGTAGAGGGAATGCCAAAAAATATACCATCAATGGAAGggtgtttttcttttgaaatcatGAACTTTATGGCTTATCAGTATGAGTTTATGCAGTACAGAACAGGTGATATATTCAACTCATGCAGATTGATCGAAGGAACTTATATCGATTTGCTAAGCAAGTTGGAGATGAATGCAAACAAGAAACAGTGGTCCATTGGACCTATACTACAAAAGGGTTCAAGCAGCAGACACAAAAGTTTGGAGTGGCTAGACAAACAAGGTCCAAAATCTGTTCTTTATATCTCTTTTGGATCATCGACTACAATGACCGATAAACAGATTCAAGAACTGGCTATGGGAATAGAAAACAGCAAGCAAAAGTTCTTGTGGGTACTGAGAGATGCAGATAAAGGTAATATCTTTGATGACGAAACGAGAAAAGCAAGGTTACCAGAAGGGTATCAAGAAAGAACTGAAGGAACAGGTGTTGTGGTGACAGATTGGGTACCACAGTTAGAAATTTTGGGACACACTTCAATCGGTGGATTTATGAGTCATTGTGGATGGAATTCGTGTATGGAAAGTATGACAATGGGAGTTCCTATATTAGCTTGGCCAATGCACTCTGAACAACCATGGAATGCTACACTAATAACTGAAATTTTAGAAGTTGGCATTCAAGTGACAGAACAAGCACACCAAATGGAACTTGTTAACTCAACAACTATTGAGAAAGTTGTGAATAGATTGATGGTATCTAAAGAAGGGGAAGAGTTAAGAAGCAAGGCTGAAAAGTTGGGTAGACAAGTTTGGCAATCAAGAGATGAAGGAGGTGTTTCTCAACTAGAGATTAGTTCTTTCATTGCTTATCTAAACAGATAA
- the LOC107026492 gene encoding bifunctional dethiobiotin synthetase/7,8-diamino-pelargonic acid aminotransferase, mitochondrial → MSVPTTLFVGILRRCRRRNSVRRFISTQSRLALPSIEYPLSHPIYTIWAANTSLGKTLVSAGLSTSFLSFPHRKFLYLKPVQTGFPEDSDSRFVYNKYSEFFSQNRPEYSVFASNHVLKASVSASEAVPVGGFEIERDKDMSCGNGVVNLGLYEESKLQGSENWEMKGFSKLVCKTMYGWKEALSPHLVAERENARVEDDELLGMLKGCLGSESESEKGEVLCVIETAGGVASPGPSGSLQCDLYRPFRFPAILVGDGKLGGISGTISAYESLILRGYDVVAVIFEDHGLVNEGPLSSYLRRRVPVLVLPPVPKEMSNNLMEWFEEALPTFHSLEEIMQSAFLERTSRLRNMPRKAHDIFWWPFTQHKLVPEENVTVIDSRCGENFAVHKVNNNVDLITQQFDACASWWTQGPDATLQIELARDMGYATARYGHVMFPENVYEPALECAELLLEGVGKGWASRVYFSDNGSTAIEIALKMALRKFLFDHKLVSDDLVAENVESCVDLKVLALRGSYHGDTLGAMEAQAPSPYTGFYQQPWYKGRGHFLDPPTVAMHDGVWKLSLPQEIETLKPSLEDLTFSLRENIFKESRDTSNLADIYHSYIWKTLQLIIDSSGSTQTGALIIEPVIQGAGGMEMVDPLFQRVLVKECRNQKIPVIFDEVFTGFWRLGAESATEFICCKPDIACFAKLMTGGIVPLAVTLASEAVFEAFVGDSKLQALLHGHSYTAHAVGCTAAVKSIKWFKDSKSNHNLISEAMLLRELWDSDMVRQISLLPAVHRVVVLGTLCALELRAEGSNAGYASLYARSLLQKLREDGIYMRPLGNVIYLMCGPCTSPQSCSNLLNKVYTRLEEL, encoded by the exons ATGTCAGTACCCACAACTCTTTTCGTCGGAATACTCCGCCGTTGCCGCCGCCGGAATTCTGTACGCCGCTTTATTTCAACGCAGTCACGACTAGCATTGCCCTCCATTGAATACCCACTCAGCCACCCAATCTATACCATATGGGCTGCCAACACTTCCTTGGGAAAAACCTTAGTATCTGCTGGCCTTTCCActtctttcctttctttcccACACCGTAAATTCCTCTACTTGAAGCCGGTCCAAACTGGGTTCCCGGAGGACTCAGATTCTCGCTTCGTTTATAATAAGTATTCTGAATTTTTCTCCCAAAATCGACCTGAATACTCTGTTTTTGCCTCGAATCATGTGCTCAAAGCATCAGTTTCAGCTTCAGAAGCTGTTCCGGTAGGCGGGTTTGAAATAGAAAGGGATAAAGATATGAGCTGTGGGAATGGGGTTGTGAATTTGGGGTTGTATGAGGAGAGTAAATTGCAAGGGTCTGAAAATTGGGAAATGAAGGGCTTTTCGAAGTTAGTATGTAAGACAATGTATGGGTGGAAAGAGGCGTTATCGCCACATTTAGTGGCGGAGAGGGAAAATGCTAGAGTGGAGGATGATGAGTTGTTGGGGATGTTGAAGGGTTGCTTAGGGAGTGAATCAGAAAGTGAAAAAGGTGAAGTTTTGTGTGTGATCGAGACTGCTGGTGGTGTTGCCAGTCCAGGACCATCTGGTTCACTTCAATGTGACTTGTATAG ACCTTTCCGCTTCCCAGCTATTCTTGTTGGTGATGGAAAGCTAGGGGGTATTTCAGGAACTATTTCAGCTTATGAAAGTTTAATACTTCGAGGTTACGATGTTGTTGCTGTAATATTTGAAGACCATGGCCTAGTTAATGAGGGTCCATTATCATCTTACTTACGGAGAAG GGTCCCTGTGCTTGTTCTTCCACCTGTACCAAAGGAGATGTCAAATAACCTGATGGAGTGGTTCGAAGAAGCGCTGCCTACTTTTCATTCTCTTGAAGAAATAATGCAGTCTGCTTTTCTGGAGAGAACATCTAGATTACGCAACATGCCAAGGAAGGCACATGATATTTTCTGGTGGCCCTTTACTCAACACAAACTTGTACCAGAAGAAAATGTGACAGTTATAGATTCACGGTGTGGAGAAAACTTCGCTGTGCACAAG GTTAATAATAATGTTGATTTAATCACTCAACAATTTGATGCATGTGCAAGTTGGTGGACACAAGGACCCGATGCTACTTTACAG ATTGAGCTTGCACGAGATATGGGCTATGCTACTGCTAGATATGGGCATGTTATGTTTCCTGAAAATGTTTACGAGCCGGCCTTGGAATGTGCTGAACTTTTGCTTGAAGGCGTGGGAAAAG GGTGGGCTTCGAGAGTATACTTTTCAGATAATGGCTCTACCGCAATTGAAATTGCTCTTAAAATGGCACTACGGAAGTTCTTGTTTGATCACAAGCTTGTCTCTGATGATTTGGTGGCTGAGAATGTTGAAAGTTGTGTTGATTTAAAG GTTTTAGCCCTCAGAGGATCTTACCATGGTGACACTTTGGGTGCTATGGAAGCACAGGCGCCATCACCTTATACTGGTTTTTACCAGCAACCATG GTATAAGGGAAGAGGTCATTTTTTAGATCCACCAACAGTTGCCATGCACGATGGTGTTTGGAAACTTAGCCTTCCTCAGGAGATTGAAACTCTAAAACCCAGTCTTGAAGATTTGA CTTTCAGTTTGCGTGAGAACATATTCAAGGAAAGCCGTGACACTTCAAATCTTGCTGATATATATCACTCATATATATGGAAAACACTACAGCTAATTATTGACTCAAGCGGATCTACTCAGACTGGAGCATTGATTATAGAACCAG TGATACAAGGTGCTGGAGGAATGGAAATGGTTGATCCACTATTTCAGAGAGTACTTGTTAAAGAATGCCGAAATCAAAAAATTCCTGTTATTTTCGATGAGGTTTTTACAGGATTCTGGCGTCTGGGAGCAGAG TCTGCTACAGAGTTTATCTGCTGTAAGCCAGATATAGCCTGCTTTGCCAAGTTAATGACTGGTGGCATTGTGCCCTTGGCTGTCACTTTAGCATCAGAAGCTGTATTTGAAGcatttgttggagattcaaag CTCCAGGCACTCTTGCACGGTCACTCTTACACTGCACATGCAGTGGGTTGTACAGCTGCTGTAAAGTCGATCAAATGGTTCAAGGACTCCAAATCAAATCATAATCTGATATCTGAAGCCATGCTGCTCAGGGAG CTTTGGGATTCAGACATGGTGAGACAAATTTCTTTACTTCCAGCAGTCCATAGAGTGGTTGTGTTGGGGACTCTATGTGCATTGGAACTTCGAGCAGAAGGCTCTAATGCTGG GTATGCTTCTCTATATGCTAGATCTCTCCTTCAGAAGCTCCGCGAAGATGGTATCTATATGAGGCCTCTTGGCAATGTCATTTATCTCATGTGTGGACCTTGCACTTCACCTCAAAGTTGCAGCAACTTGTTAAACAAAGTGTATACAAGACTTGAGGAGCTCTAA